The Candidatus Phaeomarinobacter ectocarpi genome includes a region encoding these proteins:
- a CDS encoding tetratricopeptide repeat protein: protein MTKRSADTKAASMENGPSLQGLAVAGVLALGALIWVGMADAKSPALDAASGEAEALEDTYAAETADAPRPLAEGDEDAIARVVREAERTEDGGFGLYKRGLYPEALMVWEEAAEAGDAGAAYRIGAAYMDGQSVSHSFDEGLKWLRRAADMGDGRAMGDLGSAYDWGFGVEQDRAEAAKWFEQGALRGHAASQYNVGVLYEEGEGVEKDVVKAYMYYILSNENGFPKYPAEAIEALTPKLTNDQIKKGVDAARAFEPI from the coding sequence ATGACGAAACGCTCCGCGGATACCAAAGCCGCATCAATGGAAAACGGACCATCGCTTCAAGGTCTGGCTGTCGCCGGTGTGCTGGCACTGGGCGCGCTGATCTGGGTCGGCATGGCGGACGCAAAGTCGCCTGCGCTGGATGCGGCATCAGGCGAGGCGGAAGCCCTGGAAGACACATATGCTGCTGAGACCGCAGATGCACCGCGTCCTCTCGCGGAGGGCGATGAGGACGCCATTGCCCGCGTCGTCCGGGAAGCCGAGCGGACCGAAGACGGCGGATTTGGGCTCTACAAGCGCGGTCTTTATCCTGAAGCATTGATGGTATGGGAAGAAGCGGCCGAAGCAGGTGATGCCGGCGCGGCCTACCGCATTGGCGCTGCCTACATGGATGGCCAGTCCGTATCTCATAGCTTTGACGAAGGCCTCAAATGGCTGCGGCGAGCCGCTGACATGGGCGACGGCCGTGCCATGGGCGACCTGGGCAGTGCCTATGACTGGGGTTTTGGCGTCGAGCAGGACCGCGCAGAAGCCGCCAAATGGTTTGAGCAGGGCGCATTGCGCGGCCATGCTGCCAGTCAGTACAATGTCGGCGTTCTCTATGAGGAAGGCGAGGGCGTCGAGAAGGACGTGGTCAAGGCCTACATGTACTACATCCTCTCCAATGAAAACGGCTTTCCCAAATATCCCGCTGAAGCAATTGAAGCGCTCACACCCAAGCTGACAAATGATCAGATCAAGAAGGGTGTTGATGCAGCCCGCGCCTTTGAGCCGATTTAG
- a CDS encoding ETC complex I subunit produces the protein MVARIYKPAKTAMQSGTAKTNLWFLEYEPESAREIDPLMGWTSSGDMNGQLQLKFSSKEDAVAYAERHKIAYQVFEPQPRAARPKAYSDNFRSDRVDGNWTH, from the coding sequence ATGGTGGCGCGCATTTACAAGCCGGCCAAAACGGCCATGCAGTCTGGCACCGCAAAGACCAATCTGTGGTTTTTGGAGTATGAGCCCGAAAGCGCTCGCGAGATCGATCCCCTCATGGGCTGGACAAGCTCCGGCGACATGAACGGGCAGCTGCAGCTGAAGTTCTCCAGCAAGGAAGACGCGGTGGCCTACGCGGAGCGGCACAAGATTGCCTATCAGGTGTTTGAGCCGCAGCCACGCGCGGCACGCCCCAAAGCCTACTCCGACAATTTCAGATCAGACCGTGTAGACGGCAACTGGACGCATTAG
- a CDS encoding Crp/Fnr family transcriptional regulator produces the protein MTLLSDEELAFLEGLHSNSATITPETDFIGDGEAFKATFIVVSGWAIRYVLTPSGRRQILSYALPGDILGLHVNFRRTSSYSAAALTQLELAVVEPLRINEISQKYPVLAAGLSWCTAREFAILGDQTVRLGRLDASKRLIHLLLELWHRLRLVGETKEDWFEFPMTQNDLADTLGLSLVHINRQMQKLKKLGLITMDNGWLRLVNVPKLTEYAEFNPEHLQEFRI, from the coding sequence ATGACGTTGCTGTCAGATGAAGAGCTCGCTTTCCTGGAGGGTCTGCACAGCAACAGCGCAACCATTACGCCTGAGACAGATTTTATTGGGGACGGGGAAGCCTTCAAAGCGACGTTCATAGTGGTGAGCGGTTGGGCTATCCGATATGTCCTGACGCCATCGGGGCGGCGGCAAATCCTGAGCTACGCGCTGCCAGGAGACATTCTGGGCCTGCACGTCAATTTCCGTCGGACGTCCAGCTATTCTGCTGCCGCATTGACCCAGTTGGAACTCGCGGTTGTTGAGCCCCTTCGCATCAACGAAATCTCGCAAAAATATCCGGTGTTGGCGGCGGGACTGAGTTGGTGCACGGCGCGGGAGTTTGCCATTCTGGGTGACCAGACTGTCCGGCTTGGGCGGCTGGACGCGAGCAAGCGCCTGATACATCTGCTGCTTGAGTTGTGGCATCGCCTCAGGCTGGTGGGGGAAACCAAAGAGGACTGGTTTGAGTTTCCCATGACCCAGAATGATCTGGCGGACACGCTGGGGCTCAGCCTTGTTCACATCAACCGGCAGATGCAGAAGCTGAAAAAGCTGGGTCTGATCACCATGGACAATGGCTGGCTGCGGTTGGTCAACGTTCCCAAGCTCACCGAGTATGCCGAATTCAATCCAGAGCATCTCCAGGAATTCAGGATCTAG
- a CDS encoding mechanosensitive ion channel family protein gives MYSQLASSLILIATLGVVWTFISMVLLRRAPLAATDRRRWRSAGRGILILALFFGLIYVWAPELRTFALSIVAFAVAIVIATKELILCFTGGIYRLATGASKIGDRVSIGDARGEIIDQTLLAITLQEMGHDETSETFTGQRIIVPNSVLLATPIINESTNSGICLRELVVPLQPGTNVDAAQTTLLAVARDVLDPLSAKIHSFWKHLNEMVEATAPGLEPQVNVRVTDHDKISLVLHFFVPAKEWPDVRNKILERYLASRQPQIGAPVATGSPSAT, from the coding sequence ATGTATTCACAACTCGCCAGCTCGCTTATTCTGATTGCCACTTTGGGCGTGGTCTGGACCTTTATATCCATGGTGCTCCTGCGCCGAGCCCCTCTCGCTGCGACCGACCGTCGGCGCTGGCGATCGGCCGGGCGCGGCATCCTTATTTTGGCGCTGTTTTTTGGGCTGATTTACGTCTGGGCACCGGAGCTACGCACCTTCGCGCTGTCTATTGTTGCCTTCGCCGTGGCCATCGTGATTGCCACCAAGGAACTGATCCTGTGCTTCACCGGCGGGATTTACCGCCTTGCCACCGGCGCCTCAAAGATTGGGGACAGAGTGAGCATCGGCGATGCGCGGGGCGAAATAATTGATCAGACCCTGCTTGCAATCACTTTGCAGGAAATGGGGCACGATGAAACGTCAGAGACGTTTACCGGCCAGAGAATCATCGTGCCGAACAGCGTGCTTCTCGCGACGCCGATCATAAATGAATCGACCAATTCCGGCATCTGTCTGAGGGAACTCGTCGTTCCGCTGCAGCCGGGTACTAACGTTGATGCGGCCCAGACCACTCTGCTGGCAGTTGCCAGGGATGTGCTGGATCCACTGAGTGCAAAGATCCACAGCTTCTGGAAGCATCTCAATGAGATGGTTGAGGCGACGGCCCCTGGTCTTGAGCCACAGGTGAATGTCCGCGTGACCGATCACGACAAGATCAGCCTCGTCCTGCATTTTTTCGTGCCCGCCAAGGAGTGGCCCGATGTGCGGAACAAAATCCTGGAGCGATACCTCGCCTCCCGCCAGCCTCAGATTGGCGCGCCCGTCGCAACCGGGTCACCCTCGGCGACCTAG
- a CDS encoding TetR family transcriptional regulator: MTPPATAPAKAVATATRAGTPKARAPEAKQARAEALLQAAEAALVDASYHDITMLEIAKRAGLAKGTVYLYYPSKEALFLAVLMHKLDACFVAIDEGLKGDRQSADHIAKVLTGALLGPHALLSLLSLLFSQLEPGAGIDALVDFKRKLSARISDIGSTIEHSGGLKEGEGATLITRACALAIGLQQFASPPPDVIAELAIRAPELKKQPMNVEAELTDTLSDIIKARMSA, encoded by the coding sequence GTGACACCTCCGGCAACAGCGCCCGCAAAGGCAGTGGCAACGGCCACACGCGCCGGGACTCCCAAGGCACGCGCGCCCGAGGCCAAGCAGGCGCGGGCGGAAGCCTTGCTGCAGGCAGCAGAGGCTGCCCTTGTTGACGCGTCCTACCACGACATCACCATGCTGGAGATTGCCAAGCGGGCAGGTCTCGCAAAGGGCACCGTGTATCTTTATTACCCAAGCAAGGAAGCGCTGTTCCTTGCGGTTTTGATGCACAAGCTGGACGCGTGTTTTGTTGCTATTGATGAAGGCCTCAAGGGCGATCGTCAGTCTGCGGACCATATAGCGAAGGTTCTGACCGGCGCGTTGCTTGGTCCCCACGCATTGCTGTCATTGCTGAGCCTGCTGTTTTCGCAACTTGAACCTGGTGCAGGCATTGACGCGCTGGTTGATTTCAAACGAAAGCTCTCGGCACGGATCAGTGACATCGGCTCGACCATTGAGCATTCCGGTGGGCTGAAAGAAGGCGAAGGGGCGACACTCATCACCCGCGCTTGTGCACTTGCCATTGGGCTGCAACAGTTTGCGTCCCCGCCACCCGACGTTATCGCAGAACTTGCGATCCGGGCACCGGAACTCAAAAAACAGCCAATGAATGTCGAGGCTGAGTTGACCGACACGTTGTCAGACATCATCAAGGCCAGAATGTCAGCCTGA
- a CDS encoding PaaI family thioesterase, translating to MTSPTKSDLAGQTAPNPPEGFEESTNRGPFTTHNGPFFHRIDADGSFLHGFRAAEQHCNGMGIVHGGLVTAFADGLMGTAVWRETQIVGLTIRLNADFLSIAKVGDWVEGSATVTRATRSVAFVEAHVSVGSRPILHATGVFKLMPRHKKK from the coding sequence ATGACATCACCAACCAAATCCGATCTGGCTGGCCAGACTGCTCCCAATCCGCCGGAAGGCTTTGAGGAGAGCACCAATCGCGGGCCGTTTACGACCCACAACGGACCGTTCTTTCATCGCATTGATGCCGATGGCAGCTTCCTGCACGGCTTTCGTGCGGCCGAACAGCACTGTAACGGCATGGGCATCGTCCATGGCGGGCTGGTAACAGCCTTTGCGGATGGTCTGATGGGCACGGCGGTCTGGCGCGAAACTCAGATTGTCGGCCTCACCATTCGCCTCAATGCTGACTTCCTGTCCATTGCAAAGGTTGGCGACTGGGTTGAAGGGAGCGCGACCGTGACCCGCGCCACCCGGTCTGTGGCCTTTGTCGAGGCCCATGTATCGGTGGGTTCACGGCCCATTCTGCATGCAACGGGCGTCTTCAAACTCATGCCCAGACACAAGAAAAAATAG